Proteins encoded within one genomic window of Rhinolophus sinicus isolate RSC01 linkage group LG05, ASM3656204v1, whole genome shotgun sequence:
- the SRSF3 gene encoding serine/arginine-rich splicing factor 3, with translation MHRDSCPLDCKVYVGNLGNNGNKTELERAFGYYGPLRSVWVARNPPGFAFVEFEDPRDAADAVRELDGRTLCGCRVRVELSNGEKRSRNRGPPPSWGRRPRDDYRRRSPPPRRRSPRRRSFSRSRSRSLSRDRRRERSLSRERNHKPSRSFSRSRSRSRSNERK, from the exons atgcaTCGTGATTCCTGTCCATTGGATTGTAAGGTTTATGTAGGTAATCTTGGAAACAACGGTAACAAGACTGAATTGGAACGAGCTTTTGGCTATTATGGACCACTCCGAAGTGTGTGGGTTGCTAGAAACCCTCCCGGCTTTGCTTTTGTTGAATTTGAAGATCCCCGAGATGCAGCCGATGCTGTCCGAGAGCTAGATGGGAG AACACTATGTGGCTGCCGAGTAAGAGTGGAACTGTCGAATGGTGAAAAGAGAAGTCGAAATCGTGGTCCACCTCCCTCGTGGGGTCGTCGCCCTCGAGACGATTATCGGAGAAGGAGTCCTCCACCTCGCCGCAG ATCTCCAAGACGGAGAAGCTTCTCCCGCAGTCGGAGCAG GTCCCTTTCTAGAgataggagaagagagagatcacTGTCTCGGGAGAGAAATCACAAGCCGTCCCGATCCTTCTCTAGGTCTCGTAG CCGATCTAGgtcaaatgaaaggaaatag